A genome region from Tenebrio molitor chromosome 4, icTenMoli1.1, whole genome shotgun sequence includes the following:
- the Rbp gene encoding RIMS-binding protein 2 isoform X11 codes for MDLEMQLRAAEARRSDLERQHGEALAALRGCGPETLEARQSRVRELEKKVALETVRCEELQLELAASQRGRTMGPSSCGPLSTTGQNWANKGTEIERIMAKIEQDNRILAELDHSRSTTLGGGLATSASSHALGECSPPISPITMSHTTPSIYPTSTSLGHNSYQTGTTNISPFMSSNPVTYNPTSQYNSLSHHTYTNKNMMGNAMTHHGIGSTLGQSSVLGGTLAHQNLTSSMGGNVMGTSLVSTGLGSSIVPPSYTTTAISNATFTNPLVSNNPSALQPTSYNNPTFTNSVTNTLNQFSLGYNPVTTTYSNNVTFSNPLSSQFNSLALTGPMSIKLKPLDEVDLGTRRVATPVTPHPPTWGMGATTLSGITDTRPRMLTDGIDSDWSGLHGTERNYLNGHNQGDGQVDMLDIPGKGRCSVYIASFFCRFSYEPEPDAEEELNIQAGDYLLVWGEPVGPGGYLDAELLDGRRGLVPSHFVQRLIGDDLLEFHQAVLSTLREEEINQENFAADVQRLNEMAEMSETHDDDGPEGEQADLFFSVLVPAPRQLTLERQLNKSVLISWTTPDVGPGNHIESYHVYVDGVLKTTIKATERTRALVEGVESNRPHRISVRSVTANRRTSRDAACTMIIGRDTHQLGPSAVRASNITSTSAVISWLPANSNHQHVVCVNNVEVRTVKPGVYRHTITGLAPNTQYRVTVRAKHHRSAQNVANLAEDLPMPAAAHTDFRTLPKGLPDPPSDILVEPGPQDGTLLVTWHPILTPHHPGSTITGYAVYADGKKVTDVDSPTGDHALIDISKLLGLNPKHVTVRTKARDSQSADSLPTPIPISVLRGGVKARQQPHSAVMPAHIRQQMPRQQQQQQGQQIIEPDENLSDKEIFPSSNPHRQQSGIPSIAQRSIAEITKETYEANLSEDELLDRRNQRQYHQQRQYRQGQQQREQNQQQQQQPPQQQQPQQQQYYQQGQSNQRSAMQNMRGQQMQGARAGPNNPQNNPNNPPNPQKRARWFVALFDYDPSTMSPNPDACDEELPFSEGDTIKVWGDKDADGFYWGECRGRRGYVPHNMVMEVEGNQNRDRWGDIYANMPVKRMVALYDYDPQELSPNVDAEVELSFATGQIINVYGEMDDDGFYMGEIDGVRGLVPSNFLTEAPEQYSAGQTSQTGGGSMGRGQRGRGIGPGARGPPPPPRENQMRQRNKGEGERHVEARW; via the exons ATGGATCTGGAAATGCAATTAAGGGCCGCGGAAGCCCGAAGGTCCGATCTAGAACGTCAGCACGGAGAAGCCTTAGCGGCCCTACGCGGCTGCGGACCAGAAACGCTAGAGGCTAGACAATCTAGAGTTAGAGAACTAGAAAAGAAAGTAGCTCTAGAAACGGTCAG ATGCGAAGAACTGCAATTAGAACTGGCAGCATCACAGAGGGGCAGGACGATGGGGCCGAGCAGTTGCGGCCCACTATCCACCACCGGCCAAAACTGGGCAAATAAAGGTACTGAAATAGAAAGAATTATGGCTAAAATAGAACAAGATAATCGAATATTAGCTGAGTTAGACCATAGTCGATCCACAACGTTGG GAGGCGGTTTGGCGACTAGCGCCAGCAGTCACGCCTTGGGCGAGTGTAGTCCTCCAATATCCCCTATCACTATGTCTCACACCACCCCCAGCATATACCCGACCTCAACTTCTCTGGGTCACAACTCATACCAAACCGGTACCACCAACATTTCCCCGTTCATGTCCTCCAATCCCGTCACTTACAATCCCACTTCTCAGTACAATAGCCTCAGTCATCACACCTACACCAATAAAAATATGATGGGCAATGCTATGACCCATCACGGCATCGGTTCCACTCTAGGACAGAGCTCGGTGCTTGGCGGTACTCTAGCTCATCAGAATCTGACCTCGTCGATGGGTGGAAATGTAATGGGCACCTCACTAGTGTCGACGGGACTGGGCAGTTCGATAGTACCACCGAGTTATACCACAACTGCAATCTCCAATGCCACCTTCACTAATCCTCTGGTTTCTAATAATCCTTCCGCCTTGCAACCGACTTCCTACAACAATCCAACGTTTACCAATTCCGTTACAAATACTTTGAATCAGTTTAGTTTGGGTTACAATCCTGTTACCACAACGTATAGTAATAATGTTACGTTTTCGAATCCGCTGAGCTCGCAGTTCAATAGTTTGGCGCTGACTGGACCGATGTCTATCAAACTGAAGCCACTGGACGAAGTCGATTTGG GAACAAGACGTGTCGCCACCCCCGTCACCCCTCATCCGCCGACGTGGGGCATGGGGGCGACGACACTGAGCGGCATCACAGACACGAGACCGAGGATGTTGACTGACGGTATCGATTCAGATTGGAGCGGCTTACACGGAACAGAGAGGAACTACCTCAATGGACATAACCAAGGAGATGGACAAGTTGACATGTTGGATATTCCGGGGAAGGGGAGATGTTCGGTGTACATTGCCAG ttttttttgcaGGTTTTCATACGAGCCCGAACCGGACGCAGAAGAAGAACTCAACATTCAAGCTGGCGACTATTTGCTGGTTTGGGGCGAACCCGTAGGACCCGGAGGCTACTTAGACGCTGAGCTCCTCGACGGTCGCCGGGGCCTCGTCCCTTCGCACTTTGTGCAGCGCCTGATCGGAGATGACCTCCTCGAGTTTCATCAAGCTGTTCTCAGCACTCTCAGGGAGGAGGAGATCAACCAGGAAAATTTTGCGGCAGACGTGCAGAGACTCAACGAAATGGCGGAGATGTCCGAAACTCACGACGATGACGGACCAGAAGGTGAGCAAG CTGACCTATTCTTCTCGGTGTTAGTTCCGGCTCCAAGACAGCTCACGTTGGAGAGGCAACTTAACAAGAGCGTACTGATCAGCTGGACTACTCCGGATGTGGGACCCGGAAATCACATTGAGAGCTACCATGTCTACGTAGACGGTGTGCTCAAGACTACCATTAAGGCTACGGAGAGGACCAGGGCTCTGGTTGAAGGCGTTGAGAGCAATAGG CCTCACAGAATCAGCGTTCGATCAGTCACAGCTAATCGACGGACCTCCCGTGATGCCGCTTGTACCATGATCATAGGCAGGGACACCCATCAACTAGGACCTAGTGCCGTCAGAGCCTCTAACATAACGTCAACATCGGCGGTGATTAGTTGGTTGCCGGCAAATTCCAATCACCAGCACGTAGTCTGCGTCAACAATGTCGAGGTCAGAACTGTCAAACCGGGGGTATACCGACACACCATCACAGGGTTGGCGCCCAACACGCAGTACAGAGTGACGGTGAGGGCGAAACATCATAGGTCGGCTCAAAATGTGGCCAATTTGGCCGAAGATTTGCCAATGCCGGCGGCGGCGCATACGGACTTCAGGACTTTGCCCAAGGGGTTGCCGGATCCACCAAGTGATATTCTAGTGGAGCCAG GACCTCAAGATGGTACACTGTTAGTTACATGGCACCCTATTCTAACACCCCACCACCCTGGTTCAACAATAACAGGTTACGCTGTCTATGCGGATGGTAAGAAAGTAACCGACGTGGACAGTCCGACAGGAGACCACGCTCTTATAGACATCAGTAAATTACTAGGACTCAATCCGAAACACGTGACAGTGAGGACCAAAGCTCGAGACAGTCAATCAGCTGACTCGCTACCGACACCAATACCTATCAGCGTGTTGCGAGGAGGAGTTAAGGCCAGACAGCAGCCTCATTCGGCTGTGATGCCGGCTCACATTCGACAGCAGATGCCTAGACAACAGCAGCAACAGCAAGGGCAGCAG ATCATCGAACCTGACGAGAACCTAAGCGACAAGGAAATATTCCCTAGTTCCAATCCACATCGGCAGCAGTCGGGTATTCCATCAATTG CACAACGCTCCATTGCAGAAATTACGAAAGAAACGTACGAAGCTAATTTATCAGAAGACGAATTGTTGGATAGGAGAAATCAGAGACAGTACCATCAGCAAAGACAATATAGGCAAGGGCAACAACAGAGAGAACAAAACCAACAACAACAGCAGCAGCCACCACAGCAACAACAGccacaacaacaacaatattaCCAACAAG GTCAATCGAACCAAAGAAGCGCCATGCAGAACATGCGCGGACAACAGATGCAAGGAGCGAGAGCCGGCCCCAACAACCCTCAAAACAACCCGAACAACCCACCCAACCCACAAAAGCGGGCGAGATGGTTTGTTGCCCTGTTCGATTACGACCCCTCAACTATGTCTCCTAATCCGGACGCTTGCGACGAGGAGCTACCCTTTTCAGAGGGGGATACTATCAAAGTGTGGGGCGACAAGGATGCCGACGGATTTTACTGGGGCGAGTGTCGAGGCCGACGGGGTTACGTGCCTCACAACATGGTGATGGAGGTGGAGGGCAATCAGAACAGAGACAGGTGGGGCGACATTTACGCCAACATGCCAGTGAAGAGGATGGTGGCGTTGTACGATTACGATCCTCAGGAGTTAAGTCCCAATGTGGATGCCGAG GTGGAACTGAGCTTCGCCACTGGCCAAATAATCAACGTTTACGGCGAAATGGACGACGATGGATTTTACATGGGCGAGATCGACGGAGTCCGCGGCTTAGTTCCATCGAATTTCCTGACGGAGGCACCCGAACAGTACAGCGCGGGGCAGACGTCCCAGACCGGGGGCGGCTCGATGGGAAGGGGTCAGCGTGGTAGAGGAATAGGACCAGGTGCTCGCGGGCCACCGCCTCCCCCTCGGGAGAATCAAATGAGGCAAAGAAACAAAG